One window of Actinomycetota bacterium genomic DNA carries:
- a CDS encoding ATP-binding cassette domain-containing protein yields MAAIEVSGLIKRFGDVTAVDDLSFSVDPGTITGFVGPNGAGKSTTLRAILGLVRPDAGTALLNGVPYRQLPNPPATVGAVLETGAFHPGRRARDHLRVLATAAGVPLDRVDPTLEEVGLAGAASRRVGGFSLGMRQRLGLAGALLARPEILILDEPANGLDPEGVRWLRDTLRAHALGGGTVLLSSHVIAELALSADHLVVVKQGRLVRQGTVEQIMSTGQAAAVRVRTPDREALVKALTDAGMRPLAGDDGEVIVAGATPEEVGRVVARTGIVVYEMQMDRPQLEDVILDLTVGGVQS; encoded by the coding sequence ATGGCAGCAATCGAGGTATCCGGTCTGATCAAGCGGTTCGGCGACGTGACCGCAGTCGACGACCTCAGCTTTTCCGTCGACCCGGGTACGATCACCGGGTTCGTCGGCCCCAACGGAGCAGGCAAGTCCACGACGCTGAGGGCGATCCTAGGCCTGGTGCGGCCCGACGCCGGGACCGCCCTACTGAACGGCGTCCCCTACCGGCAGCTTCCCAACCCGCCGGCGACCGTGGGGGCGGTTCTGGAGACCGGAGCCTTCCACCCCGGCCGCCGGGCCCGCGACCACTTGAGGGTGCTTGCTACGGCGGCCGGGGTCCCGCTCGACCGGGTGGACCCGACGCTGGAGGAGGTCGGCCTTGCGGGGGCCGCTTCCCGCAGGGTCGGCGGATTTTCGCTGGGCATGAGGCAGCGCCTCGGGCTGGCCGGCGCCCTGCTGGCCCGTCCGGAGATCCTCATCCTCGACGAGCCGGCCAACGGCCTGGACCCGGAGGGGGTCCGCTGGCTCCGGGACACCCTGCGCGCCCACGCGTTGGGCGGCGGGACCGTTCTTTTGTCGAGCCACGTGATCGCCGAGCTCGCACTGTCTGCCGACCACCTGGTGGTGGTGAAGCAGGGCCGGCTGGTGAGGCAGGGGACGGTGGAGCAGATCATGTCGACCGGTCAGGCCGCCGCCGTCAGGGTACGGACCCCGGACCGGGAGGCGCTGGTCAAGGCTTTGACCGACGCGGGAATGAGGCCGCTCGCCGGCGACGACGGTGAGGTGATTGTTGCCGGCGCCACGCCGGAGGAGGTCGGCCGGGTGGTCGCCCGCACCGGGATCGTCGTCTACGAGATGCAGATGGACCGCCCCCAACTGGAGGACGTGATCCTGGATCTCACCGTTGGAGGTGTTCAGTCATGA